The proteins below are encoded in one region of Chelonia mydas isolate rCheMyd1 chromosome 11, rCheMyd1.pri.v2, whole genome shotgun sequence:
- the CMKLR2 gene encoding G-protein coupled receptor 1: MGFPEMMLSEDFDNYSYFYEYEEDEPPQSYLSIAHIISLSLCSMAFLLGVPGNAIVIWFMGFKWDKSVSTLWFLNLAIADFIFVLFLPLYITYVAMGFHWPFGKWLCKTNSFIALLNMFASVFFLTVISLDRYIRLVHPVFSNKYRTLRNTLILSVIIWISAAIIGAPALHFRDTITVHNSTICYNNFHPHDKELILMRHNIFIWVRLVCGYLFPLVTMVLCYSFLVLKVKKRTMLTSSRLFWTILAVVVAFFVCWTPYHIFTVLELSAHHNEHFHDLLLSGIPLSTGLAFINSCLNPILYVLISKKFQTRVRATVSEALKLAVWEVSRSATVSEQLRNSDNSHLAVQYCETTQ; this comes from the coding sequence ATGGGGTTTCCTGAAATGATGCTGAGTGAAGATTTTGACAACTACTCCTATTTCTATGAGTACGAGGAAGATGAACCACCCCAGTCCTACCTCAGTATTGCACACATCATCTCTCTTTCCTTATGCAGCATGGCATTTCTCCTGGGGGTGCCAGGAAATGCCATAGTCATCTGGTTTATGGGGTTTAAATGGGATAAATCAGTCAGTACTCTCTGGTTCCTCAACCTGGCTATTGCAGACTTCATCTTTGTTCTTTTCCTGCCTCTCTACATTACGTATGTGGCCATGGGCTTCCATTGGCCCTTTGGGAAATGGCTCTGCAAGACTAACTCCTTCATTGCTTTACTGAATATGTTTGCCAGTGTCTTCTTCCTGACTGTCATCAGTCTTGACCGCTATATCCGCCTGGTGCACCCAGTCTTTTCCAACAAATATCGGACCCTAAGGAACACCCTCATTCTGAGTGTGATTATTTGGATCTCAGCTGCTATTATTGGTGCCCCTGCCTTACACTTCAGAGACACAATTACAGTTCACAACTCCACCATTTGCTATAACAACTTCCATCCGCATGACAAAGAACTCATTCTGATGAGGCATAATATTTTCATTTGGGTGAGGCTTGTTTGTGGCTATCTCTTTCCCCTAGTGACCATGGTCCTTTGTTACTCATTTCTGGTTCTGAAGGTGAAGAAGAGAACCATGCTGACCTCCAGCAGGCTTTTCTGGACCATCCTTGCGGTAGTTGtagctttttttgtttgctggACCCCCTATCACATATTTACCGTTCTGGAACTATCTGCTCACCATAATGAACACTTCCATGACTTGCTTCTCAGCGGCATTCCCCTCTCTACTGGCCTGGCTTTCATCAACAGCTGCCTCAATCCAATCCTCTATGTTCTGATTAGCAAGAAGTTCCAAACCCGTGTCAGGGCGACAGTTTCTGAGGCACTAAAACTTGCAGTCTGGGAGGTCAGCCGGTCTGCGACAGTCAGTGAACAACTGCGAAACTCTGACAACAGCCATCTGGCTGTGCAGTATTGTGAAACCACACAGTGa